A genome region from Solanum pennellii chromosome 12, SPENNV200 includes the following:
- the LOC107007594 gene encoding zinc finger CCCH domain-containing protein 41-like yields MELNVSPSKPAFPSSDSNDDPEEKEISEEDDDDRNHKHRRRELHSQSEETEAVEPVFSRPFRKRNKPFENGHPYGEGNSQLSETKFPRRRGMGSFSRAPQDSYQRIRVNQSLFGDAGNGRSRGRDLNAWGQRDSRFSSVDIASQLFPQGSVTPGLLTGRGVENIANAQSSSWSAFGMVSGISNGGLDTLHSVGFQGTLRPSLNPTMNMGIPRQRCRDFEERGFCLRGDMCPMEHGVNRIVVEDVQSLSQFNLPVSLPNAHMLGPVTGHGSLPVIGPSGSLASGKALHNKSKFPVIDDALGLTDAFVDGSMAGGADFYDPDQPLWSNDRSETSAALQNLNSSNCDDTGRLLVEDSSDNDQVGLCNAFDLEHPLRGAKAATGSQSVWGRNRRSKNKLNVKERTACTGNASSFDETGKDLELLGSSQGIFLPGKLMNEETIDPQMKDFSSRPQSSFGHNLRKPPQKALRTLFVRGIPQRDNKLDALLSHFKKFGEVIDIHIPLSGDRAFVQFSKREEAEAALKAPDAVMGNRFIRLLWANRDRIMDDGVNGVSNSPLTSRGVTPSLVPPHLSVPYKGKDNIQSSAPKAAEHGPVAPSPTSALPKPVGHNGPKAAPALQKKVASLELLKEELRKKQELLDQKRSEFRRQLNKLEKQAVGVKAEAISDQDLEKQKEGETVSDSTKVRSSSMRLNDVSSTQAEVVSDNSRSTENAEHSCPRSCSAAATQEPSSLRQSIPPVAPHGAPFVFNRYKLDNRPTAFKVLPPMPSGLANVTVLKEHFSTFGDPPAVEMEDLEPQDGNNGSEMLNISASICFPTRRSAERAFSNGKIWQGQALQFMWSQSSNSTKDIDVKKDADPALKQPLDANVQTIPQDTGRKCCRD; encoded by the exons ATGGAGCTTAATGTTTCACCTTCAAAGCCAGCCTTTCCATCTTCTGATAGCAACGATGATCCTGAAGAGAAAGAAATCAGTgaagaggatgatgatgatcGCAATCACAAGCATCGTAGGAGAGAATTGCATTCTCAATCTGAAGAGACAGAGGCTGTTGAACCAGTTTTCAGTAGACCATTCAGGAAACGAAACAAGCCTTTTGAAAATGGACATCCTTATGGGGAAGGGAACTCTCAGTTAAGTGAAACCAAGTTCCCAAGAAGACGAGGTATGGGCTCATTTTCGAGAGCCCCTCAGGATTCATACCAAAGAATCAGGGTGAATCAATCACTGTTCGGTGATGCTGGTAACGGTAGGAGTCGAGGAAGAGACCTTAATGCCTGGGGCCAACGTGATTCCAGGTTCAGCTCAGTGGATATTGCATCTCAACTGTTTCCACAGGGCTCTGTTACTCCCGGTCTCTTAACTGGAAGAGGGGTGGAAAACATTGCTAATGCACAGAGTTCATCTTGGAGTGCATTTGGAATGGTTTCAGGAATTTCTAATGGCGGTCTTGATACACTTCATTCCGTTGGTTTCCAGGGAACACTCAGGCCATCCTTGAATCCTACCATGAATATGGGTATTCCAAGGCAGAGATGTAGAGACTTTGAGGAGCGTGGATTTTGCCTAAGAGGAGATATGTGCCCGATGGAGCACGGAGTAAATCGTATTGTTGTTGAAGATGTCCAG AGCCTTTCTCAGTTTAATCTTCCTGTGTCACTTCCTAATGCGCACATGCTTGGACCAGTTACTGGACATGGATCTTTACCTGTAATAGGCCCTTCTGGCTCATTGGCCAGTGGCAAAGCTTTACATAACAAAAGCAAATTTCCAGTGATTGATGATGCATTGGGCTTGACTGATGCTTTTGTTGATGGTTCTATGGCCGGGGGAGCTGATTTCTATGATCCTGATCAACCTTTATGGTCAAATGATCGTTCTGAAACTTCAGCAGCACTCCAGAATTTAAATTCATCCAACTGCGATGATACTGGTCGTTTGTTAGTTGAAGACTCCTCTGACAATGATCAAGTTGGGCTGTGTAATGCCTTTGATCTTGAGCATCCACTAAGAGGTGCTAAGGCAGCTACAGGATCTCAGAGTGTGTGGGGAAGAAACCGAAGGTCCAAAAATAAGTTGAATGTGAAAGAAAGAACTGCTTGTACAGGAAATGCTTCAAGCTTTGATGAAACGGGAAAAGATCTGGAATTACTCGGCAGCAGTCAGGGCATATTTCTTCCAGGGAAGCTAATGAATGAAGAAACTATTGACCCACAAATGAAGGATTTTTCTTCCAGGCCCCAAAGTAGTTTTGGACATAATCTAAGAAAACCACCTCAAAAGGCACTTCGCACTCTGTTTGTGAGAGGCATACCACAGAGAGACAACAAACTAGATGCTCTTCTTTCACATTTCAAAAAGTTTGGGGAGGTCATTGACATCCACATCCCACTGAGTGGTGATCGAGCTTTTGTTCAATTTTCTAAGAGAGAAGAAGCTGAGGCTGCTTTAAAGGCACCTGATGCTGTGATGGGAAACCGATTTATAAGGCTTTTATGGGCAAACAGGGATAGAATTATGGATGATGGAGTAAATGGTGTTAGTAATTCACCTTTAACCTCTCGTGGAGTGACACCCAGTTTAGTACCACCCCACCTATCTGTTCCTTATAAAGGAAAAGACAATATCCAGTCCTCAGCCCCAAAAGCTGCTGAACATGGTCCTGTTGCTCCATCACCTACTTCTGCTTTACCTAAGCCTGTGGGTCATAATGGTCCCAAAGCTGCACCAGCTCTGCAAAAAAAGGTGGCGAGCTTAGAACTTTTGAAGGAAGAATTGCGCAAGAAGCAGGAGCTGCTTGATCAGAAGCGCAGTGAGTTCCGACGTCAGTTGAATAAACTTGAGAAGCAA GCTGTAGGTGTGAAAGCTGAAGCAATCTCTGACCAGGATCTGGAGAAACAGAAGGAAGGAGAAACAGTATCCGATTCTACAAAAGTGAGGTCAAGCTCCATGCGACTTAATGATGTATCCTCAACACAAGCTGAAGTAGTATCCGATAATAGCAGATCAACAGAAAATGCAGAGCACTCTTGTCCTAGATCATGTTCTGCTGCAGCTACACAGGAACCTTCAAGCTTGAGACAGTCAATTCCTCCAGTGGCACCACATGGTGCACCTTTTGTTTTCAACAGATACAAACTAGACAATCGTCCCACTGCCTTCAAAGTCCTTCCACCTATGCCAAGTGGTCTTGCAAAT GTTACTGTATTGAAGGAACATTTCTCCACTTTTGGTGACCCTCCCGCCGTTGAGATGGAAGATTTGGAGCCTCAAGATGGTAATAATGGCTCGGAAATGTTAAACATATCTGCTAGTATATGTTTCCCAACGCGCCGTTCTGCTGAAAGAGCATTTTCGAATGGAAAAATCTGGCAAGGCCAAGCTTTGCAGTTTATGTGGTCGCAGTCTAGTAATTCTACCAAGGATATTGATGTCAAAAAAGATGCTGATCCTGCTTTGAAGCAACCTCTAGATGCTAATGTGCAAACCATCCCACAAGACACAGGAAGAAAATGCTGCAGGGATTGA